A genomic segment from Amphiprion ocellaris isolate individual 3 ecotype Okinawa chromosome 17, ASM2253959v1, whole genome shotgun sequence encodes:
- the slc27a6 gene encoding long-chain fatty acid transport protein 6 has translation MTSFLGWLSALVAGVFSAHVLQKLCFPFFWRDLVFLLRVIRYGVRLELFKLTSSVCTVLDRFTQQAQRIPNKPFVIYDGGVHTYRDVEQRSNRLANVFLEKVHLRKGDCVALLMSNEPDFLCVWFGLAKVGCSVAFLNTNIKSKSLIHCFNCCGAKTLIVGSDLAECLDGVLTSLLEDNIQVWTMKSQSEHTHMHTLLDKLDAASDQPVPAALHATTSLKSPTLYIFTSGTTGLPKAAVITHLQSLKAAAGLWAFGATEDDVVYIPLPLYHSAASLIGIGGTIHLGATCILKKKFSASQFWNDCRTHNVTIFQYIGELCRYLCNQPKTEVDKVHKVRMGVGNGLRQDVWREFHSRFGNIKMCEVYGSTEGNLCFMNHIGKIGTVGRSNFFYRLLFKYDLVKYDMVKDEPVRDQYGFCQPVQKGETGLLLSRVGILSPFFGYAGSKHLTEKKLMRNVFVKGDTYFNTGDLMAEDQGGFICFRDRVGDTFRWKGENVATTEVMETLGLVDFIQEVNVYGVEIPGHEGRAGMAAIILRPGLVFDGKKLFEHAMRDLPAYARPLFIRLQEVMEMTSTFKQQKFQLVQSGFNPSTISDPLFVLDYQQKSYIPLTDLIYQSIITGERKL, from the exons ATGACTTCGTTCCTGGGGTGGCTCTCGGCTCTGGTGGCGGGCGTTTTTTCCGCTCATGTTTTGCAGAAACTCTGCTTCCCGTTCTTTTGGAGGGACCTCGTGTTTCTGCTGAGGGTGATCAGGTACGGCGTCAGGCTGGAGCTGTTCAAGCTGACATCCAGCGTGTGCACGGTCCTGGACAGGTTCACCCAGCAGGCGCAGCGGATCCCCAACAAGCCGTTCGTCATCTACGATGGAGGTGTCCACACCTACCGGGACGTCGAACAACGCAGCAACAGGCTGGCCAACGTTTTCCTCGAGAAAGTGCACTTGAGGAAAGGAGACTGTGTCGCCTTGCTCATGAGTAACGAGCCCGACTTTCTGTGCGTTTGGTTCGGGTTGGCGAAGGTTGGCTGCTCGGTGGCTTTTCTCAACACCAATATCAAGTCCAAGTCCCTCATACACTGCTTTAACTGCTGTGGAGCCAAAACTCTCATTGTTGGTTCAG ATTTAGCGGAATGTCTTGATGGCGTCCTAACCAGCCTGTTGGAAGACAACATTCAGGTGTGGACCATGAAGAGCCAGagtgagcacacacacatgcacaccttgTTGGATAAGCTTGATGCTGCATCTGACCAGCCTGTACCAGCAGCATTGCATGCCACCACCTCCCTGAAATCTCCCACCCTCTACATCTTCACTTCTGGAACAACTG GGCTCCCAAAGGCTGCAGTGATCACTCACCTTCAGAGcttaaaagcagcagcaggtcttTGGGCATTTGGGGCAACTGAAGATGATGTCGTTTACATCCCGCTGCCTCTATACCACAGTGCAGCATCCCTGATTGGTATAGGAGGAACCATACACTTAG gTGCAACCTGCATCTTAAAGAAGAAATTCTCAGCTtcccagttctggaatgattgCAGAACACATAATGTGACTATTTTCCAGTATATTGGTGAACTCTGCAGATACCTCTGCAACCAGCCTAAG ACAGAGGTGGATAAAGTCCATAAGGTGCGGATGGGAGTCGGTAATGGGCTGCGGCAGGATGTGTGGCGGGAGTTCCATAGTCGCTTTGGGAACATTAAAATGTGTGAGGTGTATGGCTCCACTGAGGGAAACCTGTGCTTCATGAACCACATTGGCAAGATTGGAACTGTGGGTCGCTCCAACTTCTTCTACAGG CTCCTGTTCAAGTATGATCTGGTGAAGTATGACATGGTGAAAGATGAACCGGTGAGAGATCAGTATGGTTTCTGTCAACCAGTGCAAAAGG GTGAGACAGGGCTTTTATTGTCTCGGGTGGGCATCCTCAGCCCATTCTTTGGCTATGCTGGAAGCAAGCATCTGACAGAGAAGAAGTTGATGAGGAATGTGTTTGTGAAGGGTGACACCTACTTTAACACAGGCGACCTCATGGCTGAAGACCAGGGAGGCTTCATCTGCTTCAGAGACAGAGTGGGAGACACTTTCAG GTGGAAGGGGGAAAATGTCGCAACGACAGAGGTAATGGAGACTCTTGGATTAGTGGATTTTATTCAAGAAGTCAATGTGTATGGAGTGGAAATACCAG GACATGAGGGCAGAGCAGGAATGGCGGCTATAATTCTAAGACCAGGCCTCGTGTTCGATGGGAAGAAGCTATTTGAGCATGCAATGAGGGATCTGCCAGCGTATGCTCGTCCACTCTTCATAAGGCTTCAG GAGGTCATGGAAATGACGAGCACCTTCAAGCAGCAGAAGTTCCAGCTGGTGCAGAGTGGCTTTAACCCCTCAACAAtctctgatcctctctttgtgTTGGACTACCAGCAGAAGAGCTACATTCCTCTAACAGACCTGATTTACCAGAGCATCATCACTGGAGAGCGCAAGTTGTAG